From the genome of Globicephala melas chromosome 14, mGloMel1.2, whole genome shotgun sequence, one region includes:
- the EEF1A1 gene encoding elongation factor 1-alpha 1, giving the protein MGKEKTHINIVVIGHVDSGKSTTTGHLIYKCGGIDKRTIEKFEKEAAEMGKGSFKYAWVLDKLKAERERGITIDISLWKFETSKYYVTIIDAPGHRDFIKNMITGTSQADCAVLIVAAGVGEFEAGISKNGQTREHALLAYTLGVKQLIVGVNKMDSTEPPYSQKRYEEIVKEVSTYIKKIGYNPDTVAFVPISGWNGDNMLEPSANMPWFKGWKVTRKDGNASGTTLLEALDCILPPTRPTDKPLRLPLQDVYKIGGIGTVPVGRVETGVLKPGMVVTFAPVNVTTEVKSVEMHHEALSEALPGDNVGFNVKNVSVKDVRRGNVAGDSKNDPPMEAAGFTAQVIILNHPGQISAGYAPVLDCHTAHIACKFAELKEKIDRRSGKKLEDGPKFLKSGDAAIVDMVPGKPMCVESFSDYPPLGRFAVRDMRQTVAVGVIKAVDKKAAGAGKVTKSAQKAQRAK; this is encoded by the exons atgggaaaggagaagaCGCACATCAACATCGTTGTCATTGGACACGTAGACTCGGGGAAGTCCACCACTACTGGCCATCTGATCTACAAATGTGGTGGGATCGACAAGAGAACCATTGAAAAGTTCGAGAAGGAGGCTGCCGAG ATGGGGAAGGGCTCCTTTAAGTATGCCTGGGTCTTGGACAAACTGAAAGCTGAACGTGAGCGTGGTATCACCATTGATATATCCCTATGGAAATTCGAGACCAGCAAGTACTATGTGACCATCATTGATGCCCCAGGACACAGAGACTTCATCAAAAACATGATTACAGGCACATCCCAG GCTGACTGTGCTGTCCTGATTGTTGCTGCTGGTGTTGGTGAATTTGAAGCAGGTATTTCCAAGAATGGGCAGACCCGTGAGCATGCCCTTCTGGCCTACACTCTGGGTGTGAAACAACTAATTGTTGGAGTTAACAAAATGGATTCCACCGAGCCACCATACAGCCAGAAGAGATACGAGGAAATTGTAAAGGAAGTCAgcacctacattaagaaaattgGCTACAACCCAGACACGGTAGCATTTGTGCCAATTTCTGGCTGGAATGGCGACAACATGCTGGAGCCAAGTGCTAAC ATGCCGTGGTTCAAGGGATGGAAAGTCACTCGTAAAGATGGCAATGCCAGTGGAACCACACTGCTTGAAGCTCTGGATTGCATCCTGCCACCAACTCGCCCAACTGACAAACCCTTGCGTTTGCCCCTTCAGGACGTCTACAAAATTGGTG gTATTGGCACTGTCCCTGTGGGTCGAGTGGAGACTGGTGTTCTCAAACCTGGCATGGTGGTCACCTTTGCTCCAGTCAATGTGACAACTGAAGTGAAGTCTGTTGAAATGCATCATGAAGCTTTGAGTGAAGCCCTTCCTGGGGACAATGTGGGCTTCAATGTCAAGAACGTGTCTGTCAAAGATGTTCGTCGTGGCAATGTAGCTGGTGACAGCAAAAATGACCCACCGATGGAAGCAGCTGGCTTCACAGCTCAG GTGATTATCTTGAACCATCCAGGCCAAATCAGTGCTGGCTATGCACCTGTGCTGGATTGTCACACGGCTCACATTGCCTGCAAGTTTGCTGAGCTGAAGGAGAAGATTGATCGTCGTTCTGGGAAAAAGCTGGAAGATGGCCCCAAATTCTTGAAATCTGGTGATGCAGCCATCGTTGATATGGTTCCTGGCAAACCCATGTGTGTTGAGAGCTTCTCTGACTATCCTCCTCTGG gCCGCTTTGCTGTTCGTGACATGAGACAGACGGTTGCTGTGGGTGTCATCAAAGCAGTGGACAAGAAGGCAGCTGGAGCTGGCAAGGTCACCAAGTCTGCCCAGAAAGCTCAGAGGGCTAAATGA